A DNA window from Oryzias latipes chromosome 5, ASM223467v1 contains the following coding sequences:
- the psmd6 gene encoding 26S proteasome non-ATPase regulatory subunit 6: MPLENLEEEGLPKNPDLRIAQLKFLLTMEAHRQDANVKTELMDAIKANNMAPYYEALCKELKWQLDTELLSKMKKANDEELKRLDDVLEDAEKNLGESEIRDVMMAKAEYLIRIGDKEGALTAFRKTYDKTVALGHRLDIVFYLLRIGLFYMDSDLITRNSEKAKSLIEEGGDWDRRNRLKVYQGLYCVAIRDFKQAAELFLDTVSTFTSYELMDYKTFVTYTVYVCMIALERPDLREKVIKGAEILEVLHSLPSVRQYLFSLYECRYSAFFQSLAMVEQEMKKDWLFAPHYRYYVREMRIQAYSQLLESYRSLTLGYMAEAFGVSTEFIDQELSRFIAAGRLHCKIDKVNEIVETNRPDSKNWQYQETIKKGDLLLNRVQKLSRVINM, encoded by the exons ATGCCGTTGGAAAACCTAGAGGAGGAGGGTTTGCCCAAGAACCCAGATCTGCGGATAGCTCAGCTAAAGTTTCTGCTCACCATGGAGGCTCATCGACAGGATGCTAACGTGAAGACGGAGCTCATGGACGCTATCAAAGCTAACA ATATGGCACCATATTATGAGGCCCTGTGTAAGGAGCTGAAATGGCAGCTGGACACTGAGCTACTGAGTAAAATGAAGAAGGCCAACGACGAAGAGCTGAAACGCCTGGATGACGTTCTGGAGGATGCAGAGAAGAACCTGGGGGAAAGTGAGATCCGGGATGTCATGATGGCCAAGGCTGAATATCTTATTAGAATTGGCGACAAG GAGGGGGCTTTGACTGCTTTCAGGAAAACATATGACAAGACAGTGGCCTTGGGTCACAGACTAGACATCGTCTTCTACCTTCTGAGGATTGGTCTCTTTTACATGGACAGCGACCTCATCACACGAAACTCAGAAAAAGCCAAGAG CCTTATAGAGGAAGGAGGAGACTGGGACAGGAGAAACCGTCTGAAAGTTTACCAGGGCCTCTATTGTGTGGCAATCAGGGACTTCAAGCAAGCTGCTGAGCTCTTCCTCGACACGGTCTCCACCTTCACCTCCTACGAACTCATGGATTACAAGACTTTTGTTACTTACACTGTTTATGTCTGCATGATTGCTCTGGAAAGGCCTGACCTACGAGAGAAG GTGATAAAGGGAGCAGAGATTTTGGAAGTGTTGCACAGCCTGCCTTCTGTCCGTCAGTATCTCTTCTCACTCTACGAGTGCCGCTACTCCGCTTTTTTTCAGTCTCTAG CAATGGTGGAGCAGGAGATGAAGAAGGACTGGCTTTTTGCTCCTCACTACCGTTACTATGTGAGAGAGATGAGGATCCAAGCATACAGCCAGCTGCTGGAGTCCTACCGCTCACTCACTCTGGGATACATGGCAGAGGCCTTTGGCGTCAGCACAGAATTCATTGACCA GGAACTGTCCCGATTCATAGCGGCGGGCCGTCTCCACTGTAAAATCGATAAAGTTAACGAGATTGTGGAAACCAACAG acCTGACAGCAAAAACTGGCAGTATCAGGAAACCATCAAAAAGGGTGACTTGCTGCTCAACAGAGTTCAGAAGCTGTCGAGGGTTATTAACATGTAA
- the atxn7 gene encoding ataxin-7 — MSERAEDDVRGEQRRAARQQLKQQQIQRGEGSTAMATVAERRSLPSPEIMLGQPWSNWVDAAKLHGHDGAESEESFKELGKNREAMRLCIEDMPIFGQCPAQDDFFLVMCNHCGHVVKPQAFQAHYERRHSSTSKQSTIPPFPVSGKSRSSSGGHGPVLGSGAGVGVTSASILSRASTASSSVSLSSSSSSSSSLKLVKSAKDKLPGVQRRPPIAPFRMLHPDKILTPAVQVEKMHLKVDTSARLAQAQAAPATTSSSSTTPLSSTTVSSNATTITTTSSTTLKASLNCPSTPKLPLLASSQIPNGKGLPSDKKRDSSSTSGRRHFSKKVSEREFNADIHCGVLDITARKPCTRSLTCKTHSLSQRRAVPGRRKRFDTLLAEHKNRTRERDREREHQQAHTQHNPPLRDPHPSSHLASGHDAPQLAHGNGPTPDVTKPSPLGKPKFHSPGLPRLNSSHVGVVSGDGAGVQEPQHQTQTTPESFSRPSSDEGENEEREDNGDKLDCHYSGYHPQPAAFCTFSSRLFGRGCYSFDRRWDRLRCALTLMMEKHVNAHMWKKIPLALENSSVAPTHRTSTNSHSNTPSTGFLSPPATLPQTPYSQTHEGKSVLSYGTTLNACSSPQSGAEHPAYGTTQARQVSSSPQMPSAHLSSSSSSLAPSLASGRALKSRSSSTTKTSSASSLRPKDTSTSSSTSVAPNTTGGANSNSSVSFGAAKKRKNSSVLMASHGSSESSSSNANFSSSFLKKNCANVSSSGSTHQHSSLGLSSSMSFSHSGVHSMGLNCGPNVRTNSLSLKAEASGGSAGGSSGPPARGPPSGSPAESIKRMSVVMNSSDSTLSLGPFVHRQSSSSSEHHTSFTHHSSDGRLEGKKRKSSSASGAINSARGGGGLGAGRGGGPGTGRPKVAKSPSINNIHGKHGRSIPGAAGLPNNTHLHQPKARP; from the exons ACATGCCCATATTCGGCCAGTGTCCTGCACAGGATGACTTCTTTTTGGTGATGTGCAACCACTGTGGTCATGTGGTTAAGCCACAAGCTTTCCAAGCACACTACG AAAGAAGACACAGTTCAACCAGCAAGCAGTCCACCATACCGCCCTTTCCTGTGTCAGGCAAGAGCCGAAGCAGCAGCGGTGGGCACGGACCTGTGCTGGGCTCGGGGGCCGGGGTAGGAGTGACCAGTGCAAGCATCCTAAGTCGAGCATCCACTGCCAGCTCCAGTGTGTCCCTCTCGTCATCATCGTCATCCTCCTCCAGTCTAAAACTTGTCAAATCAGCCAAAGACAAGCTGCCAGGGGTTCAGCGAAGACCACCGATTGCCCCTTTCAGGATGCTGCATCCAGACAAAAT CCTCACTCCAGCTGTCCAGGTAGAGAAGATGCATCTGAAGGTGGACACGTCAGCGAGGCTGGCCCAGGCTCAAGCTGCCCCCGCTACCACCTCATCCTCTTCCACTACACCCCTATCTAGCACCACTGTGAGCTCAAATGCtaccaccatcaccaccacctcctccaccacccTTAAAGCAAGCCTTAACTGTCCCTCCACACCAAAGCTTCCACTGCTGGCCTCAAGTCAGATTCCCAACGGTAAGGGCCTCCCCTCAGACAAGAAGCGggacagcagcagcaccagTGGCAGACGGCACTTCAGCAAGAAAGTATCCG AACGTGAGTTCAATGCAGATATCCACTGTGGCGTTTTGGATATAACCGCACGCAAACCCTGCACAAGATCCTTAACATGCAAG ACACATTCCTTAAGCCAGCGAAGGGCAGTGCCGGGCCGCAGGAAACGTTTTGACACTTTGCTGGCAGAGCACAAGAACAGAACAAGGGAGCGGGACAGAGAACGAGAACATCAACAAGCCCATACGCAGCATAACCCCCCCCTCAGGGACCCACACCCCTCCTCTCACCTCGCCTCCGGCCATGATGCCCCTCAACTGGCTCATGGTAATGGCCCAACCCCTGATGTCACGAAGCCTTCTCCACTTGGAAAGCCCAAATTTCATAGTCCTGGTCTTCCACG ACTGAACAGCAGTCACGTAGGTGTTGTTTCTGGAGATGGTGCAGGAGTCCAGGAGCCCCAGCATCAAACGCAAACTACCCCTGAAAGTTTCTCCAGACCCTCCAGCGATGAAGGAGAGAATGAGGAGCGTGAGGACAACGGCGACAAACTGGACTGTCATTATTCAGGTTATCACCCACAACCAGCAGCT TTCTGTACTTTTAGCAGTCGACTGTTTGGCAGAGGCTGTTACTCCTTTGACAGGCGGTGGGACAGACTGCGATGTGCCCTAACCTTGATGATGGAAAAGCACGTCAATGCTCACATGTGGAA GAAAATTCCCTTGGCCTTGGAGAACTCCTCTGTTGCACCCACCCATAGGACAAGCACAAATTCCCACAGTAACACTCCCTCTACAGGCTTTCTGAGCCCCCCTGCAACTTTGCCCCAAACACCTTATAGCCAGACTCATGAGGGCAAATCAGTGCTCTCCTATGGGACCACCTTAAATGCTTGCAGCTCCCCACAGAGCGGGGCTGAGCACCCGGCCTATGGCACCACGCAGGCCCGACAAGTGTCTTCATCGCCACAGATGCCTTCAGCCCActtgtcttcatcctcttcttccttGGCTCCTTCCCTAGCTTCAGGCCGGGCGCTAAAGTCTCGTTCCTCCAGCACCACCAAGACGTCCTCAGCCTCATCCTTAAGACCCAAGGACACCTCCACAAGCTCCTCCACATCGGTTGCCCCAAACACCACCGGAGGAGCAAACAGCAACAGCAGTGTTAGTTTCGGGGCagcaaagaagaggaaaaacagtTCTGTCCTCATGGCGTCACACGGCTCCTCTgaatcctcctcctccaacGCTAACTTCTCCTCCTCATTCCTTAAGAAGAACTGTGCAAACGTCAGCAGCTCAGGGAGCACTCATCAACACAGCTCTTTAGGTCTGTCATCGTCGATGTCCTTCTCCCACAGTGGAGTCCATAGCATGGGGCTCAACTGTGGTCCCAACGTGCGGACCAACTCTCTTAGTCTCAAGGCAGAGGCTTCTGGAGGTTCAGCAGGCGGCTCCTCTGGGCCACCGGCACGAGGTCCTCCTTCAGGCAGCCCTGCAGAGTCCATCAAGCGGATGAGTGTGGTGATGAACAGCAGTGACTCAACCCTGTCCCTGGGTCCATTTGTCCACCGCCAGTCCTCATCTTCATCCGAACACCACACCAGCTTTACCCACCACTCCTCAGACGGACGCCTGGAAGGAAAGAAGCGCAAAAGCTCTTCAGCCTCTGGCGCCATTAATAGCGCAAGGGGAGGCGGAGGGCTTGGGGCAGGAAGAGGGGGTGGGCCAGGGACAGGCAGACCCAAAGTGGCAAAGTCTCCTTCCATTAACAACATCCATGGGAAGCATGGGCGGAGCATTCCAGGGGCAGCGGGACTGCCAAACAACACCCATTTACATCAG CCCAAGGCTCGCCCCTGA